One window of Hujiaoplasma nucleasis genomic DNA carries:
- the truB gene encoding tRNA pseudouridine(55) synthase TruB — protein sequence MSNLEHGLLIIDKDKNITSHDVVDIARKSLKTRRIGHIGTLDPHATGVLVLCVNKATKLVKFFTENNKTYEAEIIIGQATDSDDITGKVIEEKDASHLQEIVVLDNLMSFLGESLQTPPKFSAIKMNGLKLYELARQNKDIRHIEPRKINIYEIKDFKVLEKGKLFKFQVTLRVSKGTYIRSIARDLGEKLGLCGTLGNLRRTAIESFNIKDAYSIEQLKLSDVTLIDPFKYLDMQKLVVDERAKSYIENGRFLDLDLFKEKTETIIYSNEGQVLAIYYYDKEKDVMRMSVKWC from the coding sequence ATGAGCAACTTAGAACATGGCTTATTAATTATTGATAAAGATAAAAATATTACATCACATGATGTAGTAGATATAGCTAGAAAATCCTTAAAAACTAGGCGTATTGGCCATATTGGAACCTTGGATCCTCACGCTACAGGAGTATTGGTTTTGTGTGTTAATAAAGCAACCAAACTTGTTAAGTTTTTTACAGAAAATAATAAGACTTATGAAGCTGAAATAATTATTGGTCAAGCTACTGATTCTGATGATATCACTGGTAAAGTTATTGAAGAAAAAGACGCAAGTCACTTACAAGAAATAGTAGTTTTGGATAATCTAATGTCTTTTTTAGGAGAGTCCTTACAAACACCACCTAAATTTTCTGCTATTAAAATGAATGGTTTAAAATTATATGAACTCGCCAGACAAAACAAGGATATCCGTCATATAGAACCCAGAAAAATAAATATTTATGAAATCAAGGATTTTAAAGTGTTGGAAAAAGGAAAACTATTTAAGTTTCAAGTGACATTAAGGGTATCTAAGGGTACCTATATAAGGTCAATCGCTAGAGATTTAGGTGAAAAGTTAGGGCTATGTGGTACTTTAGGAAATTTAAGAAGAACTGCCATTGAGTCTTTTAATATTAAAGACGCATATAGTATTGAACAATTAAAATTATCCGATGTGACTTTGATAGACCCTTTTAAATATCTAGATATGCAAAAACTGGTCGTCGATGAAAGAGCCAAATCTTATATTGAAAACGGACGTTTTTTAGATTTAGATTTATTTAAAGAAAAAACGGAAACGATTATTTATTCTAATGAAGGCCAAGTACTGGCTATATACTACTATGATAAGGAAAAAGACGTAATGAGAATGTCGGTGAAATGGTGCTAG
- a CDS encoding endonuclease MutS2, with translation MIADIHKLEFDKIKEILETYAKTDLGKSVVLDLMPMNNQIAIEKALLEVEQAKIMTLRLDQTPLTGVLNIEGLIRKASIQSVLSIEEFVKIISHQEAIARTNQYIKKINLLDIYYEDLKVYYEGLENLSELKIKIEKVIDPKGEVYDHASQKLSKIRKQIKISEDKINNLMNHLLRSEASKLSDSIITIRNNRLVLPVRAEYKNSFKGVIHDQSASKETVFMEPMGCFTLNNELQSLILDEENEIEAILRALTLEVAEKVDALKSNLEIFTYLDLVFAKAKYACDFEMTRPKISGKIKLLNARHPLIDPKEVVGNHIQFNDYRHIIITGPNTGGKTVALKTLGLLSLMVQAGMLIPVNDGSETLIFKHIFADIGDEQSIEQSLSTFSSHIGNIIRIFNKLDDKSLVLLDEIGSGTDPKEGASLAISMMNFIRKHNIYSMVTTHYPELKTYAYHLDDTINASVEFDLNSLKPTYKLRIGTPGESNAIKIARRLGLHEEICQEAESVSISFDNDVSSLVRKLEKQSLDLDQQIDDYKEKQENLEIQIMELDQEKQKMIQKQNQVLHKYALENEEKQKLALEKVDQLIKELDDLRNKAEFKEHKLAEIKYERSQLKQKEPVYEKTTNRKISVGDRVHVLPYQRQGVVNKHLKDDEFEVQMGVLTINAKEEDLEYIGKAKKEKTVSKQKPMPTKSIKVELDLHGKRYLDAMDELDKFVDDCLLNNLEFAYIIHGIGTMALKKGVEKYAKRNPQIKSFRPGGENEGGQGVTIIYFK, from the coding sequence ATGATTGCGGATATACATAAACTAGAATTTGACAAAATAAAAGAAATCTTAGAGACTTATGCAAAGACTGATTTAGGAAAATCAGTTGTTTTAGATTTAATGCCTATGAACAATCAAATAGCCATTGAAAAGGCATTGTTAGAAGTCGAACAAGCCAAAATTATGACTTTAAGATTAGATCAAACACCATTAACTGGTGTATTAAATATTGAGGGTCTTATTAGGAAAGCATCTATTCAATCTGTATTAAGTATTGAAGAATTTGTGAAAATTATATCTCATCAAGAAGCGATAGCTAGAACCAATCAATATATTAAGAAAATCAATTTATTGGATATATATTATGAAGATTTAAAAGTATATTATGAAGGGTTAGAGAACTTATCTGAATTAAAAATCAAAATAGAAAAAGTGATTGATCCAAAAGGTGAAGTATATGATCATGCTTCTCAAAAACTTAGCAAAATTAGAAAGCAGATTAAGATTAGTGAAGATAAAATTAATAACTTAATGAATCATTTATTAAGGTCTGAAGCTAGTAAGTTATCGGATAGTATCATTACGATAAGAAATAACCGACTTGTATTGCCTGTTAGGGCAGAATATAAGAATAGTTTTAAAGGTGTTATTCATGATCAGTCCGCTAGTAAAGAAACTGTTTTTATGGAACCTATGGGTTGTTTTACGTTAAATAATGAATTGCAGTCTCTTATTTTAGATGAAGAGAACGAGATTGAAGCTATTTTAAGAGCCTTAACTCTAGAGGTCGCTGAAAAAGTTGATGCATTAAAAAGTAATTTAGAAATTTTTACTTATTTGGATTTGGTTTTTGCTAAAGCAAAATATGCTTGTGATTTTGAAATGACTCGTCCTAAAATTTCTGGAAAAATTAAATTATTAAATGCTAGGCATCCTTTAATTGACCCCAAGGAAGTTGTGGGTAATCATATTCAATTTAATGATTATAGACACATTATCATTACTGGACCAAACACAGGTGGGAAAACGGTAGCTTTAAAAACCCTAGGCTTATTATCACTTATGGTTCAAGCCGGCATGTTAATTCCTGTTAATGATGGGTCTGAAACACTTATTTTTAAGCATATATTTGCGGATATTGGCGATGAACAGTCTATAGAGCAATCATTATCAACCTTTTCTTCACACATAGGTAATATTATTAGAATTTTTAATAAATTGGATGATAAGTCTTTAGTATTGCTTGATGAAATCGGTTCTGGTACTGACCCTAAAGAAGGAGCTTCATTAGCAATTTCAATGATGAATTTTATAAGAAAGCATAATATTTATTCTATGGTAACCACCCATTACCCTGAGCTGAAAACTTATGCTTATCACTTGGATGATACCATTAATGCTTCTGTTGAGTTTGATTTAAACAGTTTAAAACCAACTTATAAATTAAGAATCGGTACTCCTGGAGAATCTAATGCTATTAAAATTGCTAGAAGGCTAGGTTTACATGAGGAAATTTGCCAAGAAGCAGAGAGTGTATCAATTTCATTTGATAATGATGTATCTTCTTTGGTAAGAAAATTAGAGAAACAATCTTTAGATCTAGACCAACAAATCGATGATTATAAGGAAAAACAAGAGAATCTTGAAATTCAGATTATGGAACTTGATCAAGAAAAACAGAAGATGATTCAAAAACAAAATCAAGTATTACATAAATATGCTTTAGAAAATGAAGAGAAGCAAAAATTAGCTTTAGAAAAAGTTGACCAACTCATTAAAGAATTAGATGACTTAAGAAATAAAGCAGAATTTAAAGAACATAAATTGGCTGAAATAAAATATGAAAGAAGTCAGTTAAAACAGAAAGAACCTGTTTATGAAAAAACTACAAACCGTAAAATTTCAGTTGGTGATAGGGTTCATGTTCTTCCTTACCAAAGGCAAGGGGTAGTCAACAAACATTTAAAAGATGATGAATTTGAGGTGCAGATGGGTGTCTTAACCATCAATGCTAAAGAAGAGGACCTCGAATATATAGGTAAAGCCAAGAAAGAGAAAACTGTAAGCAAACAAAAGCCTATGCCGACGAAATCAATTAAAGTAGAGTTAGACTTACATGGAAAAAGATATTTGGACGCCATGGATGAACTCGATAAATTTGTTGATGATTGCTTATTGAATAATTTGGAGTTTGCATATATTATCCATGGTATTGGTACCATGGCGCTTAAGAAAGGTGTTGAAAAATACGCCAAAAGAAATCCACAAATTAAGTCTTTTAGACCTGGTGGGGAAAATGAAGGTGGACAAGGTGTCACCATTATATATTTTAAATAG
- a CDS encoding S16 family serine protease, producing MKKLSSFLWPSIRLLIIPYLIFIFLMVYRIDYEIQAPGGISEVDQLIQVDYPVDEIKGSLSSTYIVSFTRPSIFQFIISDFSKYNQVNIIPESYRHYTDSELRDISYMQKVTSVDAAVIVAYIKASQVNEDIIFTENSYRLVTLIRGKEASLSNYNDIGLGHEFISMIGDEDIIIEDYTKLRNAMSDDQWYTFNFKGEEVYQVQLRKVDIEENYLLFSNYYLVDQADIYPKYIEKDSNIGGPSGGLLQTLSIYNMLVKEDITKGYKIAGTGTIRYDGTVGYVGGIKQKIATAYVNKVDMFFIPAIDERYSSHNYLEALAACEEYGIDPEGWLIPVASIDEAIVYLEGLDNHE from the coding sequence ATGAAGAAACTAAGTAGTTTTTTATGGCCTAGTATTAGGCTATTAATTATACCTTATTTAATTTTTATTTTTTTAATGGTTTATCGCATAGACTATGAGATTCAAGCTCCAGGTGGTATATCCGAAGTTGATCAATTGATTCAAGTGGATTATCCTGTGGATGAAATTAAAGGTTCTTTATCTTCAACTTATATTGTATCTTTTACAAGACCTTCTATCTTTCAGTTCATCATTAGTGATTTTTCCAAATATAATCAAGTCAATATCATACCAGAAAGTTATAGACATTATACTGACAGCGAATTAAGAGATATATCCTATATGCAAAAAGTAACTAGTGTTGATGCGGCGGTTATCGTTGCTTACATTAAAGCTAGCCAGGTTAATGAAGATATTATATTTACTGAAAATTCTTATCGCTTGGTGACCTTGATTCGTGGTAAAGAAGCTTCTTTATCTAATTATAACGATATTGGCTTAGGTCATGAATTTATTTCCATGATTGGTGATGAAGATATCATCATTGAAGATTATACGAAACTTAGAAATGCTATGTCGGATGATCAATGGTATACTTTTAATTTCAAGGGAGAAGAAGTCTATCAAGTTCAATTAAGAAAAGTTGATATTGAAGAAAATTATTTATTGTTTAGCAATTATTATTTGGTAGATCAAGCTGATATATATCCTAAATATATTGAAAAAGATTCAAATATTGGTGGTCCATCAGGGGGATTACTACAAACCTTATCCATCTATAATATGTTGGTAAAAGAAGATATTACAAAGGGATATAAGATTGCTGGTACTGGGACCATTCGTTATGATGGAACTGTTGGTTATGTAGGCGGTATTAAACAAAAAATAGCGACGGCTTATGTCAATAAAGTGGACATGTTTTTTATTCCTGCTATTGATGAAAGATATAGTTCACATAACTACTTAGAAGCTTTAGCTGCATGTGAAGAATACGGTATTGACCCAGAAGGTTGGTTAATTCCTGTAGCCTCTATTGATGAAGCCATAGTCTATCTAGAAGGACTTGATAATCATGAATAA
- a CDS encoding IS110 family transposase, producing the protein MTLYPKILSVPGIGPINGATILGETGDISRFTDKHKYTSLFGIEPIVHESGKYKRKRTRISKRGSKYLRTAIYSAARIACVSPKTRDNKFKRKYIHMMTKGNKHHSTIIFAIAKNMVHSIYKILKTDTFYNDLL; encoded by the coding sequence ATGACTCTTTATCCAAAAATATTATCAGTCCCAGGTATCGGTCCTATTAATGGAGCGACTATTCTAGGCGAAACAGGCGATATTAGCAGGTTCACTGACAAACACAAATATACATCTCTTTTCGGTATTGAACCTATTGTTCATGAATCCGGAAAATACAAACGTAAACGTACTCGAATTTCTAAACGTGGTAGTAAATATTTGCGAACTGCCATCTATAGTGCCGCTAGGATCGCTTGTGTTAGTCCTAAAACTAGAGATAATAAGTTTAAACGCAAATACATTCATATGATGACTAAAGGCAATAAACATCACTCAACAATCATTTTCGCTATAGCCAAAAACATGGTTCATTCTATTTACAAAATTCTTAAAACAGATACTTTTTATAACGATCTCTTATAA
- a CDS encoding RluA family pseudouridine synthase has product MSDLFKSIIVDQEHQKERLDKFLSNQFDDLSRTIIQNLIEEDDVLVNQKSVKSSYKLKVNDLIEIFEFSLPSKDILPSNIPLDIVYEDDDVLVVNKVSGMVVHPAPGHYSDTLVNALMYHIDSLSDGSQASRPGIIHRIDKDTSGLLMVAKNNYAHEILAKELQEKKTKREYIALVSGVIKNKKGLINAPVGRDPSNRLRMNVVASGKNAVTHFEVLEQFKDCTLIECRLETGRTHQIRVHMKYINHPLVNDELYGEKIDDFGQYLHAKTLGFTHPRTKVWMEFDSELPIEFKNYIEKLRD; this is encoded by the coding sequence ATGTCTGATCTTTTTAAAAGTATTATTGTTGATCAAGAACATCAAAAAGAACGTTTAGATAAGTTTTTATCTAATCAATTTGATGATTTATCTAGAACGATAATTCAAAACCTAATAGAAGAAGATGATGTTTTAGTTAATCAAAAATCAGTCAAGTCTTCTTATAAATTAAAAGTCAATGATTTAATTGAAATATTTGAGTTTTCTTTACCTTCTAAAGATATTCTTCCATCAAATATTCCTTTAGATATTGTCTATGAAGATGATGATGTTTTGGTAGTTAATAAGGTTTCAGGTATGGTAGTGCATCCTGCACCAGGACATTATAGTGATACATTAGTGAATGCCTTAATGTATCATATTGATTCTTTATCCGATGGTTCTCAAGCCTCTAGACCTGGTATTATTCATAGGATTGATAAAGATACCAGTGGTTTATTAATGGTTGCGAAAAATAACTATGCTCATGAAATACTAGCTAAAGAATTACAAGAAAAAAAGACTAAAAGGGAATATATCGCTTTAGTCTCTGGAGTTATAAAAAACAAAAAAGGTTTAATTAATGCGCCAGTGGGAAGAGATCCTTCTAATAGATTAAGGATGAATGTTGTAGCTTCTGGAAAAAACGCAGTGACTCATTTTGAAGTTTTAGAACAATTTAAAGATTGTACATTAATTGAGTGTCGATTAGAAACAGGTAGAACTCATCAAATTAGGGTTCATATGAAATATATTAATCACCCCTTAGTTAATGATGAATTATATGGGGAGAAAATTGATGATTTTGGCCAGTATCTCCATGCTAAAACGCTTGGATTCACTCATCCTAGGACCAAGGTTTGGATGGAATTTGATTCTGAACTACCTATTGAATTTAAAAACTATATAGAAAAATTAAGGGATTAG
- a CDS encoding IS110 family transposase encodes MIFIGIDIAMDKHDIIIINDLGEIIYDHFIIQNNHFGFKKLHTVIQSCTKSVNDIRIGMEATGIYHNNLRDYLISKGYTVYCTNPMLVSLSRKSASSHDQD; translated from the coding sequence TTGATTTTCATTGGCATTGATATCGCAATGGATAAACACGATATCATCATCATAAATGATTTGGGTGAAATTATTTATGATCACTTTATTATTCAAAATAATCATTTTGGATTTAAAAAACTTCATACAGTCATTCAATCCTGTACGAAGTCGGTTAACGATATTCGTATAGGAATGGAAGCCACAGGTATTTATCATAATAATCTGCGCGATTATCTAATATCAAAAGGCTACACTGTATATTGTACTAACCCAATGTTAGTTTCTCTCAGTCGTAAGTCGGCGTCCTCGCATGACCAAGACTGA
- the rnhC gene encoding ribonuclease HIII: MKTVLELNDKYIKKLVDYYHPYEGKAPSDHIKHYFKTEYFTISVYNSNKVLFQGEDAEKEYNQWAELTGKTLEIPKPISHTSYMNEYYKKTIIGSDEVGTGDYFGPVVVAAALVGPHNYPFLSQFNIQDSKNISDDVILNIGPDLINTIPHHCLVLNNQKFNELTKQGYNLNKIKAYLHNHAIKKLIQKNNQYDMIIVDQFCSEKNYIQYLQEQDMVRHTTLVEKAESLHQSIAVAAIIARYTFLKEMDKLSDKINIVLPKGAGPQVDAIGKVIYLKHGKDIFTQIAKVNFKNSKKIWD, from the coding sequence ATGAAAACTGTATTAGAATTAAATGATAAATATATAAAAAAACTCGTTGATTATTATCATCCTTATGAAGGAAAAGCACCTAGTGACCATATCAAACACTATTTTAAAACAGAGTATTTCACAATCAGTGTTTATAATTCCAACAAGGTATTATTCCAGGGTGAAGATGCTGAAAAAGAGTATAATCAATGGGCTGAACTTACAGGTAAAACATTGGAAATACCTAAACCCATATCTCATACATCTTATATGAATGAATATTATAAAAAAACAATTATTGGATCTGATGAAGTAGGGACTGGTGATTATTTTGGACCTGTCGTTGTAGCAGCTGCTTTGGTCGGACCACATAACTATCCATTCTTGAGTCAGTTTAACATTCAAGATAGCAAAAATATTTCTGACGATGTTATCTTGAATATTGGCCCTGATTTAATCAATACTATTCCTCATCATTGTTTGGTCTTAAACAATCAAAAATTCAATGAGTTGACTAAACAAGGTTACAACTTAAACAAAATCAAAGCCTATCTTCATAATCACGCTATTAAAAAGCTTATACAAAAGAACAATCAATATGATATGATTATTGTGGATCAATTTTGCAGTGAAAAAAACTACATACAATATTTACAAGAACAAGACATGGTTCGTCATACGACCTTAGTTGAAAAAGCAGAATCCTTACATCAATCCATTGCCGTAGCCGCAATTATTGCACGCTATACTTTTCTCAAAGAAATGGATAAACTTTCAGATAAAATTAATATAGTATTGCCTAAGGGTGCTGGCCCACAAGTTGATGCTATTGGCAAAGTCATCTACTTAAAGCATGGTAAAGATATCTTTACTCAAATAGCCAAAGTAAACTTTAAAAATTCAAAAAAAATATGGGATTAG
- the lspA gene encoding signal peptidase II, which yields MKKWIALMGALLALDQISKYLVATYEVSQPIIQDFLHITYVRNLGMVFGFFQGITATYTVLLAIFALIAFSIFAYLFSKIDFSDKRTILLSLALSLLIAGTLGNAIDRLFQPDHGVIDFIDFRGLGDLWTYVFNFADVYLNVGLVLFFIDIFFLEKKRVESHV from the coding sequence ATGAAGAAATGGATTGCTTTAATGGGTGCTTTATTAGCCCTTGACCAAATCAGTAAATACTTGGTGGCTACTTATGAAGTAAGTCAACCTATTATTCAAGATTTTTTGCATATTACTTATGTTAGAAATTTAGGTATGGTATTTGGTTTCTTTCAAGGTATTACTGCTACCTATACAGTTTTACTTGCTATATTTGCTTTGATTGCTTTTTCCATATTTGCATATTTGTTTAGTAAAATTGATTTTTCAGATAAAAGAACTATTCTTTTATCTTTAGCTTTATCGCTCTTAATTGCTGGTACTTTAGGTAATGCTATTGATAGATTATTTCAACCAGATCATGGAGTCATTGATTTTATAGACTTTAGGGGTTTAGGTGATTTATGGACCTATGTATTTAATTTTGCGGATGTTTATTTAAATGTAGGTTTGGTCTTGTTTTTTATAGATATATTCTTTTTAGAAAAGAAAAGGGTTGAAAGTCATGTCTGA